The genomic interval ATATGTCTCAGCATATATATGAGTTATGCCTATCTCCTTTATTCTCAAACCTGCATTATGGCCCAGTTCTACACCCTTTTCATCCTGCTCTTGGAAATTAGTACTCCCATACTGCTCTTAACCTACTGCTGGTAGTTTGGACGGTTAGAATTTCATAAACTGAACTGCAGAAAACATGTTTCCTTCAAATTCCTACGTTTCAAACGAGCCTACCTCAAATCTTAAATATTGAGAACTAACTGtattccaaaaaagaaaagagaggataGTTTCCACTGAAAAGCCCCCTTCTTTTGGCATTTTCCTCCACTTTTTTGCATGGACGCGAGCGCAGCCGTACGCGAGGCTGGAGACGCCAGAATCATTGCTCCCGGTGGTGCGTCCCCTCATCCTCAAGTTGCAGGAAAGCTTTTCCATATGGGGGacctttaattatttttttttagaaaaatacatGAACGATTTTTTTATCGCTATGTGAGGATACAAACGAATAATTAACTactgtaaattaaaaaaaatatgatctaTAACCGTATTTAAGAAATTCATGTGTAGATATGTTCTTTTACGAAAATCATACCATCTAGAAACTCGAAAAACGGCGAAGTGAGCGTAACTCAATTGATTAGGTTTCTTATGTGGAAGAACCAGCCTATCTGGATTTACGACTAATTACTCTTTCAGTGTTAGACGATGTATCCGTCGACAATAAGACATCCATACTGACTTCATTATGCCTTGTTCTAAATAAAAagaaggagaaaaaggaaactCGAAACACGTGTTGCGTTAATCCATTCTTGCGAAAGGAACAAGCCATGACGCCAACCCCaacattacttctccccctctgccggtggtcgccgtcgGCTCGCCGTCACGGCAGGCCGCTGTTCCATCGACGGCGAGGAACGGTGGCCTCGTGTGTTCAGACCGTCTGACTGACCGTCCAAGTCCACGTCTGCGGCTGCTGATGATACGCTCCAAGATACGTACCGTACGTACAAGTGCGTGCCGACCTGGAATTTGCCTCGTTTTTTCCCTTCTTCAAGTGAGAACTACTTCtcctatcccataaaaaaccaatctagtattgaatgtgatatatcctgtactacgaatctaaatatatctctatatagattcattgtactaaaatatatcatatccagttctagattcatgtttttttaggacggagagagtagggcCTATTTGGTACAGCtacaactcctaaatttaactccagaagttaagtctggagtggagttgtggagctgcctaaacctagctccacaattttaatatattttatgagagagctccacctaactccactcccagttttagtggagctgaaactgtttggctgagctccagctctaaGAGGGGTGAAGCtgaagctgtgccaaacaggccctatattTATGTGCCTTTGGAGTGATTTATGGGCTGCCAATGGAGGGTTTAGGCCTGCTCGAAGAAGATTAGCGATGGCTATATATGGGCTTCTGAATCTTCTAATAAGGCCAGATTAATGACATGCATGGGCTGCGTGAACTTGAAGTAGTAATCAAAATGCAAcctgaattttcttttcttcacatCATTTTGCCATTTCTGTGAGGAGAGGATTGAAGGAGATTAGAAGATACTTAGAATAAGGTGAACTAGTAGTGATGATTAATTGAGttatttcaaacttaaaaattaaattaatatgtttttttaaagtaacttttgtattatattatttttttgaaaacacATAATGTTTAGTACTTTGAAAACATGTGTGTAAAAAACGAGGAACTTTTCTTCTCAATCGGCTTCTGCCGAACACAGTGTTATAGTCAGGCAGTTTTATTGTGCATGCGTCCGAGCAACGATAGAACTCTCAAGCTGtaaaaagatactccctccgtttcataatgtaagtcattttagcatttttcacatttatattgatgttaaaaaaacaattacattgtttgtatgtaaattgcgagatgaatcttttgagcctaattacgccatgatttaacaatgtggtgctacagtaaacatttactaatgatggattaattaggtttaatagattCGTGTCGCAGTTTATatgcgaaatctgtaatttgttttattattagtctatgtttaatacttaaaatatGTGTAAGTATACTTCGAAAGAATTTTTGaaatggaactaaacaaggccttaaacggaagaaaaaaaaaaacctagtaCAACTAGCAGAAAGAATTCAATGCTAGTACTCCCACAGTGCAGACTGTAAGAAGATCCCCATAGTGCCAAACTGAAGACGCTGTCTGCCTGCCTCGTAAAAAGGCCAGCATTTCACCCTGCGGTAAATCCCGGATGACACCGACAATAACAACCGCGACGCGAGTGCAGACTGCAGCTGGGAAAACCTACTGCATCTCTCGTGACAAAGGGTCAGAAAAAGTTCCTGGTCCTCCTGCCTCAACACTGCcactcctactccctccgtccccccaaaaaaattcaaatcttagaatttcgtgtccaactttaactgttcgtcttatatgaaatttttttataattcatattttattatttttagatgataaaacatgattaatattttatgtgtgacttgtcttttttaatttttttcataatttttttaaataattttttaaataagacggacggtcaaatgttgggcatggaaaccagggtttgtattttttttgaatggagggaATACACATTGCTTTACCAGAAAAAACTGAAACCTTTTCGCCATCTCTACCCGTTCATTCACCGGCCTACCAGTCTACCACTCACTAAACGTAGGGGTAGGAGTAATTAAGTAATCAAACCAACCAAGATAATTAAACTCGAAATCAACATATAACTGTTGGAATATAAAAGTTAAATTATTCGTCTTTCATGATTAGCTTAAACTTTTAGATTTAACAAGTGGGTACATGCAATCTTCTTCATCTATCCTAAGATAAGTGCGGCATTATAGTTCAAATCTGAAATGAAGAGAATATGGTAATAGATCTAGAGGTTTCAAATGTAAATCGTCACGCTAAAGATTTAAGGGGACCTTACATAAAGAGAAGTGTTAAAATACAAAGTGAATTGTCCGTTTGAACTGGTCGTTACGAACAACTCAATATATACTACGATTTCGCAGGTGGTAGCTTAGCATGTGCTAGCTGGATCGATCACTGATCTCGCCACAGTGGGCAGGATCATCTCGGCGATTCGCCGTAGTACGACGCGCCCAGCGCCCCACGTCCCGgtgccggccggcggccggggagcGCGTACGTCGCGTACCcacaaccaaccaaaccaaaccatcaGCAGCTAGCGTTCGGCGGCAGCATCATGGCACAATCATTTGATCAATTCAgtagtcgatcgatcgatgagctACTAGCAGCTCGCGACGCCAAATCATCCTAGAAATCTCCACCTCCTTttttggctgctgctgctgctgcatccgCAGGCCGATGCATGTGGAGATGTCAGCTTGTACGGGAGATGGTCACAACCACGGACTGATGGATGACATTGTTTGCCTTCCATCGCTTGCCTATGTTTAATTGacgttaaaattggaattttaattaaaattgaaataatgtgacggaaaagtttaacgtttgtgtgtgtaggaaaattttgatgtgatggaaaagttggaagtttgaaaaaaaaaactttagaactaaaaCCAATACCTTACGTTTTATCATGAATTCGATCTGCAGACTGGAGTACCACGGCGCTTCAATTTCTGGCCGTGCAATCAAAACTCTCCGTTGCAGAAATTTCAGAAACTTTGTGGCTGCCATTTCCATCAGTGTCCTTTGTAACCAATGACTGTCCGCAGTAACACTCGCGTACAGTACCAGGATTTAAACACTGCCTCAAGCTGTCCCCATTTCGGTTTCTGAAAATGGAGCGTCGAAGAGCGACgatgtctgaaactctgaagccggcgacggcgacgtagcTGGTTGCGAGGCCCCGCTGCACAGCGATTAAACCACCTCCAAGTTAATAGCCCGCGCGTGCCTACGGTCCTACACaattactacctctgtcccaaaataagtacagccgtGAGTTTTCGcatccaactttgatcgtccgttttatatgaaattttttataattagcatttttgttgttataagatgataaaacatgaataatactttactcgtgacttatgtttttattttttttcaaaaaattttcaaataagacgaatggtcaaattgGACGCTGAAaactatggctgcacttattttgggacggggtaGTAGCTGCTTCCACGGATAAATTGGGTTCAGTTCAGTtaaactcgtcgaaacaaattGGGAGCAGAAACCGCTAATCAGTTCCGATTTCCGGAACAAACTCGTCGAAAAGTTGGATTCTCTGTCCTCGTTTGAAAGAACGTCAACTTTTTTTCAACTCACGTGGAAAACtgaaacttattttttttcaaacagaaTCAAAGGCATGTCCTGAACAAATCTTCTTCTCACATAAAGGACTTCCATTTGACACGaatcttcagaattcagatctGAGAGGGTGGTGTTAAAGCCCGAAAATACAGGAAATTGACACGaatcttcttctacctccgAGTAGAAGGAGAGGGCTCCACAGATGTCATCTTCGTAGCTAGTTGTAAAGATCAAGTAGAAGCTAGAAACGAAAAATCCAGCACCGGGGAAACCAAGGACCACCACGCTGCACACCGCCATCAAATTGGTCGTTTCGTTTGATCCCCGCAAGATCACGCTACATCAAAGATTGGTCGATTTGCAGGCCAACCATAGCCAGCCCCCACAGAGGAGGCAGCTGACAATTGCCATGCATCGTCCAAGCATTCTTCCTttcctcccaagtcccaactctGCAGTGTAGATGAGATCTAAATGAGCAGTGATCTTGTCACCTTtgactagtagtactactgtaGTAGTGGTACCATGGTTTACAATCCCAGTGGAATCTAGTCCAGATTTCACAAAACTCGGATTTCGTATTAGATTAATAACATAAACGGCTCGGtttttggatatatattttttaagaaaattcgagccaaattttattttttttacaagattTATCTGGATTTTATCAGTTTTTTGACGGTTTATGCGAAATCTGAAGATACCGCTCATTAAACTGATAAAATCCAATAAATCTTGGACTAGTTTTTGCGACGGATTATGAAACTAGAGTGGTACTGTAGTGCTCTAACCAACTGCTACTTTCTTGACCCTGGACCTCCCTGCCTGTGCCTGGTCCTTGCAAATGGTTGTCCAAAGTCAACAATGTTTAGTCATTTGTTGTACTAAAAGGCGTTTCATATCCGTCGGTACTGTATGGAAACGTCCATCAATTTATTGGTACCACTAGTTGAGAAGATTTCATATTTCATAGCCTCTCTGTAGTTTGAGCACTATTCGTATATGGACTAGGACTAGGGGTGCAAATTGTTGCAATAATCGCTCATTTATGTTACATCTAAGGGTGTAGATTGCTAACCCCGCgaacatatttatatattaaaataaatcacgGACCAATTTATTTTAATAAGTGGATTTAcgggttagccacttacacaCATAATTGCACCAACTGAAAGCATCGTaactaacaaaataaaaaatagagatgataaaaaaacgaaaacagAAACAACTTAATTTGTTGCTCTACCAATTGTTTCTCTTTTTACGGTGTATTCGCAAAAAAATACTgctttataatattataatttccGTATTTCTACGGTTTAGAGGCCCATGCATCAACTCATTAACCAAATCCCTAATACGATTTACATGATTAGAGGAGAGACAATTTGTAATTTACATAGTGAGCTTGACTTTGTTCGGTCATATAGTCATGcaataagtgaaaaaaaattggtttaagatttttttttcgtttttgagaaaaaaaaaaggggatcgTGATTCTGCTGTGTATTTTTGAGATACGGTAACGAGATTTACCCTGTGCGCTGGTCCATGGTGTTCTGTCCTAAGGCCATGTGGGTGAACCCGGAGCCTAGCCCATGGGCCAGGCCAGGGCATCCCGGGCCCACTTCCAGAAGGTCGGCCCGAACTGAAGGCTCGGTGGGCCCATCTCCCCTCCACCCCCCCCTATTAATACACGTTCCCTCCACCCATCTCTTTCCATACAACCACTCCCTGCTTCTACTGAAACCTACAGGCTACTAGCTAGTgctctcactctcactcactcacacTGTCACTTCCACATTTTCTTTGCTCTCTCACTGTCCGTacgtcgtcggcttgatcaccaaCCTTGCTGACGGTGGTCGGTCGCTGGAGTTCGAGGAGAAGAAGGCAGTAGAGGTGTGGTGGTGATattgccggcggcgaccatgtcgagccgccgtggtggtggtggtggaggagggaggaTCACCGACGAGGAGATCAACGAGCTCATCTCCAAGCTTCAGGCCCTCCTCCCGGAGTCCTCCCGCAGCCGCGGCGCGAGCCGGGTAcgtacttttttttagataatagaaatggATTACGGTGTCTCGTACCTTTTTATACGGTGGCATCTACCGATCCTGCATTATTGTTGCCGTCACTTGGCGTCGCCACTGCTGCACCAACTGTCACTCACTGGCAGTAGTACACTACACGCAGCACGATTCGTCAATGCagcttagctagctatagctagcagaGTCTGACAGGATACTAGGATTATTCAGACATTCGGTTTGGTAATTTTGGTTGTGATCTTGACGAGAAATATATTGGATGATGCAGTCTTCGGCGTCGAAGCTGCTCAAGGAGACGTGCAGCTACATCAAGAGCCTGCACCGGGAGGTGGACGACCTGTCCGACCGGCTGTCGGAGCTCATGTCGACGATGGACAACAACAGCCCGCAGGCCGAGATCATCCGGAGCCTCCTCCGGTGATCGATCCTAGCTCTATCAGTAgctgcagcgacgacgacgattgaTGGAGGACGAGCTTGCTAGCTAGCGATTGAGGAGGGAGACGACAAGATTTTTTCgctcttctttgtttctttcttcgATCTCTCCTGAAAAGGGAAAAGTGTTTGTTTCTCAGGTAATCACCGAAGGCCCCTGCATTgtttaggagaagaaaaagggTTGTCTTGTTTGGTATGTACTGTACCAGGGCTAATAGAGATCGATATATGTGGATTTCTATTAGCTGCTAGTAGAGTTATTAGTAGCTAGATTAGCTACTTAATTTAGCTTGTAGACGTACTACTACTGTACTTAAGCTGCTTTGATAAGCTTCAGAGATGCATCTAGAGGTGTTTGTTTACTTGTTTTGTGGATTGATTGCATTGCCTTTTGCCTTTGATCCAAAGGACAATCTTAACGAGTACGCACAACCAATTCGGATAATCAAACACCACACTACTTTgtgaacaattaattaatttgatgttgttgATCTGTTTTTCGTTTCTGGCAATAGAAAAATTCAGACAACTTGGAAATATATTTGCCCGGTAATTAATGATCAAACCGACAAACTGCTACTAAGGCCAAAGCAAtctgcagttttttttaaaaaaaaattaaaacctcTCGTGCGCGCGTACGTGCGCACATAACGTAGTGGAAGTACACAGCTCGAGTTCTTCGATGCATCCAAGAACAGATCGATGTAAAATTGTAAAGTGTGCAGGGATATCGAAGGAGACGAAGCCGGCAATAGTAAAATTGCAACGTGGCTTAGGACTCCGAAAAGGGGCAACACGTTCTATAAAAGAGAGGTTGATTGATTAAGCATGTTATTGGGATCAAATGTACTAGGCCCTAATACCTAGAGGGTCAAAGTTTTTGGCTCGGCCCTGGGGCTTCACAAATTAAATTAGACCATGGAAAGTCACAGACATGGGGCCCTGCAAAGTGTCAATTGCTACAAGATCTCCAAGCTGTTGAAAATGCAAAATGGAGTACTAGACTACCAGACATCTGGTCAGTTCATTAGTATATTTAAGCTGACAAAATTTCAGTACATATGGATTGTGCTAGGCTTGATTAGAGGCGTCTGATGGTGCCAAATCAATGGCACTATAGCTCCTAGCTCATGTTGTTTTTCATTAATTTCATGACAGGAGAGAATATTCAGCAAACTGATATGCCACTACATGAACAGTGTCACTCTCTTGTCTCTGATATCTCGTGATCTAATCGCTTGATTTGCTCATGTGACAGGTATCTGTGTATGCAGTGTGCACATTGCACAGGTTAATTTGTTTCCGGCGCCTGCGTGCTCAATCTCAATAACTGTGAAGGTTTATCACCCAAGAACTGAAACaggatatatatgtacatatagtCAAAATCTCAGGGGCTGTACTGTACAGATACATCCAAAATCCTCCATCCAGCATGGCGATTATCCTAATGGATCATCAGGATTAACTCTCGCATTTATCAAGACCTTGGCAGatactaaaataaaagttaaaccGCACACTTAGGAAATGGCTCACGCACGCACAGTCCAAGAACTGTGCTGGAGAACGTGCACagtttaaatataaaaaaccaTTCTAATCCAAAAACAAGTTTTGGGCCTGAGAAGACGGAGATCAAGAAAGCAACCGGCTTTGTTAGCCCGGTCAGTCATCAAGACTTCAAagaggtgtgtgtgtgtttatattGATGAGTTCCAAAACCCTGGAAGGGGCTATGGAAAGCAGAGCTGGGAACTAGAATCCGTCAGAAATGTGTGCCTGCTGGATTAACAAGGGATGGATATAGTTTAGGAGCGATTTGAGGAGGAAACAAACTTTCTGTCTGCGACGTGAAGGGCTTTGCAGCAGGTAGCAAGGGGCAGGACGGTGCCCACGTTACAAGGAGGTGTGTCCGGGGCGCCCTAGAAATGTGCTTCGCCTGTCTCGTCTCTTTCAGGTCAACAGATGCAGGGGATCGACGAGCTACCCCCTGCTAGTTACAAGGTGCAGCGAAAACGACCCGTGCTGTGCTAATAAGGGCCCAAATTAAATTCGTGAACTGTGCGAAATATCAGTGTTTGTTAGAATTTGTTAATGTAAATACGCAAGATAAATATGTGCGTTTGCATTGTATCTCAACTTAAAACGTGGGCAGTTGTTTGATAGCCTCTGAGGTAACCAAACATACCTATAGTGTCTGATAGGTGAAGTGAGAAGCTGTAGAAATATTAACAAaacatttaaaataatttataggtaaaactttttatatataatattgtttataatttaaataaagctagaaaatataatatgattttttttcaaaaatctacttaaaaaataagtgctaaaattcaaattttagtcgCAACTAATAAGCCGAGGAGCAGCCGATAATAACTTATCCACATAGCGAAATCTGGGAGACATccctctaaatatttttttaagaagaaattgtacATGTGTTGGGGATTGAACATAACACTTTAGGATTGAAACTACACATCCATTAATACTGCACTATTAAGTACATCTCACAATTTTTTGATTGCACCTACGAATGTATGACACAACGGAgtggatatatatatgcacgGTTGATGATACCAATCGAGCGTGGCAGTAAGAAGCGCTCAGATCCGGGGGGCGGGGGGCCAGTCTCGCTGTTTGCAGTTTGCATGCGTTGCACGGTGTGGCCCTGGTGTTCCAGTGAAAGCTCGCTGTAGTTTGGTCACTTTTTTGCCGCTACCCGCTCACTGCACCGGCGGTTTGGCAACTGATCCGTGATGGCGATCGATGGTTCCCCGGCGATCCGCTTGCCGGGACAGCAGCGCTGGGCCAAcggcagtggtggtggtaggGGCCTGGCCGGCCTCGCTGCCGCAAGGCCCCAGCCGCTCGCTGTTCGATCCGAGCGAAGCGGCAACAACCAACAACTACGTACCGAGTCCCAGCTTCGTGATAAGATGGTTAGGCAATGCTGAGAAACGCtcaagggtttttttttttctagctttaTAAGATGGGTATGCTAGACGGGTTCAAAATTttaccccttctaattatttgatattatatcatttcctaatatttacgtttttttttgttacgcgATGCTGCTTCAGAAGTCTGGTGAAGATTATTCGGCGTACATTGGGTTGACGCAGGCAGGCACCATCAGAAAGGGATCTTTcacgtactacctccgtcctaaaataaatgtaGTAGTGGGTATCCGTGTCTAATAtttgaccatccatcttatttgaaaattttatgatttttttaaaaaacatagttatattcatattttattatctaataacagtTTAAAGAAGACGAACCATTAACATTACACATGAacagtgaaaatatatttattttgagatggaggggtACGTACGATACGAGTCCTTTTTGAGTTTTTTGACAGGCTGCGTCGTGCAGTCCTTCGTCTCTGCCGTCTGCCCCGGCAGCGCGAGACATGGGCAGGACGTCGTACGAGTACGACGCGCTGTTCTTTGGGGCACGCCCACGGCCCGTGTATACGAGCCAAGCAAGTCGGCAGCCGAGAGAGAGACGAGAGCGAGCGGCGTGACCGTGACGCGTGCGTGGGTCGGCGTACGGCGGGCGTGAGCGAGCGACGCATGCGCGCGCGGCCGGGGCTTGGGTTGCCCCAGGTTGGTTGCCGGGGGCGGACCGAggtgggcggcgaggagcaATGGACATGGGCATGGGCATCTAATCGGTGTCGGATCTAGTCCCCTCGCACCGGCGCCGCGGCTGGCCCGCGCGATGCTGCCTGCCACGGCCGGCGGACGACATGGCCCGCGCCGAGGGGGGGAGGGAGCCTGGCCCGGCCAGAATGCATCGTTGGGTAGATGTGCGTACGGCCGGATCTCGTAGCACAGCACGCACGGTGGACACAGGCCAGGACGGGTATGTGTATGGGAGTGGGTATACTTTAACTGGCtctagtttaatttatttttatttgtagaAATCAAATTTTAAGTTGCTTGTTTGTAGAATGATATATTGCATGTTAATACTCCTTAATTTTTCTAAACTATTTAAGTGCAGAAAAACTAACCCACGGGATTCCGTTGCCACGGGATCAATTAATCCCCACTCCCATACTCACTCACCTCTGTATCCctctctcctccgccatggGCAACTCCGCCTTGACTCTGTCTCGACTCCCCACAAATTCCTCATCTCTGCCCGTGTCGAGCAACGCCGAGGTCCTCGTCACCCGCTTCCCGCAAGCCACCAGCGCCACCGTCCTTGCACGTTGTTCCCGCCGCCTCGTTGTCGGTGAGCACAGTTACGAGCATCCTCTTCCTcgttgttccttttttttctttgtctcAAACTCAGCTTCTCTGGTAGATCTGAAAGCTTCTCTTTTGGGCTTAATAGCAGTTTGCTTTGAATGAAATTTGGGGGAGTTGTTCAGCTGAGGCTCCatgccccccctcccctcccgttaGGCCCGCCCCAATGTCTTCTCCGTCACCGCAGTAGAAGCAGAAGTAGCCAGCGGTCTCGGTGCCTTGGATGCCGCAATGCCAACGGCAACCTGCTTTGGGACCTCTACCTCCTTTCCTTCACCGCCAACTTCAAGATGAAGTTGTTGCAGCGCGTGTGCCTAGAGATGGTCGTCGCCGGCTTCTGGCCGGACCTCACTACCTTGGGGTATCTTTCTACCCCTTTTATCCCAAATCAATTATACACAAAATTTTGATTGGAATTTAAATAGCAATCAAATTGTGCTTAAAAAAGTTTCGGAAGTACAAtattgtgtttagttcacgtcaaaattaaaagtttggttaaaattggaacaatgtaacgaaaaagttagaaatttatgtgtgtaggaaaattttgatatgatagaaaagttaaaagttttaaaaatattttggaactaaacacggcaaccaaaattttttgtttgttttggtgaTGGGACGGGCCGGGAGGTGGCCTCACTCACTTTTCGGAGAAAATGAAACGACGTGCGGACGTGTTGCAGCCTTGCGCCCTTGCCGGACGATCGATTAACTAACGAACTCTGCAATCTTTGGCACGGCATCGGCAGCCTCGAAGCCCAACAGCGCCTGAACAGCTAACGACCGAGCTAACTGTTGCATCTCGTGACAGGGCAACAGTTTATGCAACTGAGGTGACAAGCATGCGCGTCCGGAGCTACTGGCAGTACAGAAATTTGGCACCTTGCCATCGAACACATGCTTTGGTTAAATGAAagatatcctatgcacacatacTTTTCgtgcacacttcgtacaaatactatagattttttttaaaaaaaatatacaaactttaaaaaatattacactTTTGTGTGAAAtattatattcaaattcattatattttagccataaaaaataattttttttaattttttaagaaaatgaaaaattatttttcctttttttgttacGGGTAAAATATAATTTGAATATAAGACTTTGCAGAATgtgtatttttccttttttttgttactgCAGACTTTGCAGAAGTAAATGtctattttttagaaattttcgTAAGATTTGCTACTTGACGTGCATGAAGTGTGCATGCAAAACTTATACAAGCAATTTTATGGTACTTGaagaggtaccatgaggtaccattttttctattgtaaatttggtacctcttggtatctaggtactatgaggtactaaattttacactaaaattttgatatctcATAGTAACTCCTCAAGTACCGTAGAATTGCTCAAACTTATACACATAAGATATGTTCCCTGGTTTAATCCGGCTTCCAGTGCGCAGGTTTACCTCTCCTTTACCTGTAGTATCTAATTACTTGTATTTGACTCAAGATTAATCCTTGGAAgcgttcaaaaaaaaaggattaatcCTTGGATCACTCTGTAGTTCCCTTGGGGTAGAAGTGAAACATAAGAGGGAAAAAAACCAGCTGACTA from Oryza glaberrima chromosome 3, OglaRS2, whole genome shotgun sequence carries:
- the LOC127767777 gene encoding transcription factor ILI3, which encodes MSSRRGGGGGGGRITDEEINELISKLQALLPESSRSRGASRSSASKLLKETCSYIKSLHREVDDLSDRLSELMSTMDNNSPQAEIIRSLLR